From the Melanotaenia boesemani isolate fMelBoe1 chromosome 9, fMelBoe1.pri, whole genome shotgun sequence genome, the window CAGCtaaggaggaggtggaggaacaAACCAATGTCACAAAAAGGACTTCAGGGTCGGGGGGGTTACTCCAGTCAGAAAAGTTTCCAAATATCTGACATTTTAATCCAACTGGTGGAGTATAGCCTATAAAAGCAAATTAGCTAGCTAGTTACTGGAGAATTGCTTTTAACTGGTAGATTAGTTAGCTTTAGTAAGAGTAATTGTTTAGTAGGCTaagatttttgtgtttgtgaaataCTGAACCTTAACTTTGATCAAGGTGGTTTTTCTCTACTCTGGGTCCTTGtcttcaaaaatgtttttccttcaaaaacaactttaaccaaTGTTTAGCTAGTTAAAgacatttgtatttgtttgctaGAAGACAAGTTTGCATAGAGTTCATAAACATTTAGAATTGTGTTAATGAATTATAGACTCAGAGATGTTGTTAAGAGCCTTGCTTGCTTTTTCATAAATAGATCTTAAGTTTCACAAATCATAAACATTGTTTAAATTACTTGTACTTGTGTACCacacttgtataatgacaataaagtctaAGTCTAATTACCTTGAATTCTGTGTAGAATACTTCCGTCTGGGtttacaccaggatagtccaaGAGACTTGATTCGATTGGGTGGAGATTTCAGAAAAATTTCACAATgttctttggtttggtttacgTTCAAACTGCACTTAACTCAAGCAGACCAAACCACCTGTGGACTATGTCACATAGTTAAAACAACTCGGGAGTATCGCTCACTAGGGGGCGATACTCCCTCAAACAACCACTGATCAACAATGAGaagggaggaagaagaagaaaacctacAGGCCAGGAGTGAATTGGCATACTTCACTTCCTTTTTGGTTCAATGTGTATGGTTGTTTGCAAGTGAGCTGAGACTCCCGGCTACCAAGAGGGCCAGAGTCCACTTCTTTGTTCTGCATCAGAGTGCTGTTGGTGTTCACATTGTGTCCAACGAATCGTATTATGTGTTGAAGTGGACCAtctgtttaacactagaaccgcCAACATTCCAATACCTAGAACTGCTGAACCACCTAAAGGTGACATTTAAAGAGGCCATTTTAATTccatttaaagcattttatcATTCAGAAACTGACAAAGCCtcgataaataaataactgattaGCAAGTGGGATTAGTTCAGGCtcatatttcaaataaaaaaatgtcaaatacatTACTGTTTGACAGCTGATCTATGTAAACAGCCACCAaaattatataaacaaaaatcaGTTTTTGAATGTTAAGTATTTTACATCAGAAATACTTATATAAACATTGGAGTcataatttaaaacatgttacaaATAGGTATGAAAGGGTTGacaaaattattcaaatgaaaaaggaaacgtGCAGTGACCTACTCCTCACATTCTGCACAAACGATGTACACGTTTGCTGTACACGTTTGCTGTACACTCCCCACAGACTGCACACAGAAACTTTATGCATATTCTTGTGGTTTTCGCTTTGGCACAGTTGCATTTGATGCCACAGTTTGCCCTCTTTCCCTGGTTCATGCTGAGCCTGCTTGGTGATGGTGACGGGTCTGCGATGTGCTCACTGCTCATTACGGAGCTGCTTGCAAAGCTAAAGAATGAACACACACTGGGTCATTCTGCCATCGATGCAGCTCCTGTAGAGGACCCACAAATTCAGTGCAATGATGTccaaaatattataaaacacagcaacaggCCATTTTCTAGTTACAGCTAAAGATGAATTCTGCATCTATATCTTGTCAAGGATTTCCATTTGTAACTTGGTCCTGTtgtattacagtttttctcatttgCTAAAACAATAAACCCTATTGTTCGACCCAAATGCTCAGTTGCCTGAACCCACTGATTTAATCAGTCACTCCTTTGGCAAAACCATAAACGCTTTTCAGTTGTTTACACAAAACATCCCAAGacattttcattgtgatgcACCTGTGTTGCATAATGGTGAGCACAGGTGGCAAAAGCCAAACACTATTAAAGCACAGGTGTCACCGGTTAATCATAACTCAAAATTGATCACACTTGTGGCTAATGATGTGAGGGAACATATATAAACCAATTCAGAGAGCACTGGTTTGTGATTCACTACAATGGATAGAAATCTGAGAGGAGGAAGAGTTTGTGTGAGAGGTGGTCGAGGTGTTCAGTGAAGACAAAGAACAGTAATATCCGATGAAATCAGAGCTACTGCGATTGACCATGTTCTTGTCCATGGTATAAGCATGAGGGAGGCCAGACAGAGGGTACAACATCAGTAGATTCACTGTGTCACTGTGTGTTAAAGAAGAGAACGGGTAATTTTTTTGACATTACTGTATGTAAATGTTGACAGCAATTACTGTATGACTACTATATACTGTACCACAATATACTAAAAGTAAATATGTTTCAGTGCATCACTGTGTCAATGTACTGTAGTATTGTAATGGAGGGTTGGACTAACTGTTTGTAGGCCTAGTATTCCATGTATCTTTCTGTAAATGCATGTTCTTTTTGTAGACTTGAAAGAGTGCCACATGGGGGGGGTGGAAGGACAGGTATGTCCCTCACACCAAGGGACCCTAAGTGTCGCTATGGCCCATGAGAAAAACACCATTAAGTTGTGAGAAATTCAGCAGATCACTGAGGACCATGTAAATTTTTAGGGTATCAGCAGTGTCAGCCTCTCTACTGTTTGTGTCCTCAAGCGCAACAGAATATGCTTGAAACGGCTGTACAGATGCCCTTTAATCGCAATTCAGACAAAGAGCGAAGATTCCAGTTTGTACAGGTTGGTGTATATCCCGACACATTCAATGTTTACTGTAAGTAGTGATTTACTGTAGTAGCCTAAATCCCTTTTTCTGAATCACTTGCAAAACCATCCACTTCTACAGAGTTTTTCAACTGGATGCAATGGAAAGACCCCATGAATACATCTACATGGATGAAGCTGAGTTTAATCTCTCCAGAAGGAGAGGCTGTAGTGTGATTGGCCAACGGGCCATTGTTCGTATCCCTGGGCAGCGTGGTGGCAATGTCACATTCTGCGCTGCCATCAGCAATCATGGGTTTGTCCACCATCATGCCAGCCTGGGGCCGTATCACactcacctgctcctcattttcCTCAATCACATGTGAGATGCTCTGTTAGGGCAGCAGGATGAGCATCCCATCTGTGTTATTTGGGACAATGAGTTTTCAGAGCCTTCCAGGTTTGAGTGGTTCAATATGAACCAAAGTTTTatcaaatggtaaatggtctgtatttatatagcgctttactgtacctggaatgatacccaaagcactttacatcatacatcacattcacccattcacacacacattcacacactgatggcggaagctgtcATACAAGGCgctaaccatgacccatcaggagcaatttggggtttggtgtcttgcacaaggacacctcgacatgaactcggcTTGGCTGaagatcaaaccggcaaccctcaggctacaagacaactTACCTTGGCTCGACCTTGTTGAGCCACGCAACAAGTCTTTGCCTTCCACCGAACTCCCCTTTCCTGAATCCCATTAAAGATTTCTTCTCCTCATGGTGGTGGAAAATAAGGTTTTGTGATGTAACACAGACCTTTTACCATCCTGTTCTACAGCCAAGAAAAAAGTCTAATCACACAGTTTTGCACGTTGGTGATGTAAGTGTGTATCATTATGACTGACTTCTCACCGGACAAAAAAACCCCTCCCAAAGACAGATAGCCCATAATTATAAGGGTTTTGACTGTGCCAACACTAATTGCTCTTGTTTTGGGAGGCACTGGACTAGGTGTCTGTACAGAGATtgttataatattttataatattttaagtgtgtgttttgttttgggttttttttggcattgttggtattgttgtttttattatttttgatacAGATCGAAGTGTCTGaaatgaagaataaagaaagaaaaagatgattgACAGCTGGGGCTATCGGGGAACGTAAACAAAAGTGGAAATAAGTGGGGGCAAATGGGAAGTAGCTACACTTATAAGGAAAATCAAAAAGCTATAGAAGGAAAGAAAGCTATAAGCAAGAGAAACAAGCAAAACGGTAATAACAAAGATATTTGGAATATCACAAAAGCAGAAGAGcaatgaatagaaaaaaaacaaaaaaatattaatgaaataatgtaatagaaacatataaagaaaaaagaatacattcaaattcaaaacataaataattagtCTACTCATCTAAAAGATGAtgaaatatataacaaaataaagaaacaaaaaaagctttatttatatttttaatatttttatttgtctttatgttttcaCATTTGTTCATATTCTTagcttgttattgttttattcaggCCTACTTGTCTAtgtatttccttatttattgcttttccatttattctttctttgtgGTGCTTCTTAAATCTCAGCCTATTTCAGAAAGTGGGTTTAGTCCAAACTCAGAGTTTGTTGATTGAAAGTTACAGGAAACTGAATATTCTGTTTCACAGAGTAAGTTTTGCTGAACTCAAGTCAGTTACCACGGTAACATACTCCATGAGACGAACTTGCTTGATGGCAGGTATTAACCCTGTGTTTATCTTCTTTAGCCTTTAGCTGAGCATTCATATTGAAGAGAATTACCGCTCATACATgacatgtctttttatttaacaacatCCTGTGCTGTGGATGTTGAtgcagtttgttcattttggcagttttctcctctgctctgtaaacaCAAGGTAGAAAATTCTGTTGACTCACTTTGatggtttttacttgttttaaactttaaatctcAGGCTGCTGGACATCTTCTGTCTCTATGCAGCTGACAAGGTTTCTTCATCTTATAGTAAAAATGAATCATTATTTATACTCCAATATTGGAAAAAGCTGCCAGAGTCTAGGTGGCTGTAAGAGTAAGTTATGGGTTTCAGACAAGCCAAACCTCCCAGTGGCTTATAATCCTGCTAACTTGTGTggattatatttttgtattagatttttatttgctATCAAAATTCTTTATCCCTGTTTTGTTAcatcaagagaaaaaaaaacaaacaaccacatGCAAATACGGGAAAAGCAAAAGAGAAGAtgacacataaatacacaaaaaaagaagagtgcaacataaaaaaatttttGAATAGCCATTAATGACATTTTCATCAATATTTACAGACTCACTTATCACTGTAAAATAGACAACCCTTTTATGCAAACTTTCTTGTTATCTTTTAtaaagtagtcttcaggaatagttcttcaGGCTTGATTAAGGACTTGAAAGACATAAAGGATTCTTCTCTGGATGTTTAATGCCTTTGTTCCTTTCTGTTTTAAGATGTCTCCAGACTTCTTTAATattgttgaggtccaggttctggcgAGGTTTCTTTACTGCAGAACATCTGTTGTCATTGATTCTCAGTCCAGTTCTGTGTCATTTTTCCATACCTTAGCTTTTTTTCTCAATTTCCCTTCAGTAAGATGGCTTCTTGACACCCACTGTTTCATGGAGACTGTTTCTTAAGAGGTTTCAGCCAACAACGGATGAATCTATTGAAGTTCCAAATCAATTTCTCAAGTCCTGTTGGgtctttgctttgcttttgctTAGTCTGGATGCTGAGAAGTGAAATACAAAAAGACAAATCTTTTTGCACAGTGCTTCATATGAGAAGAATGATCATTTTCTCTCAGAGTTCCAGCAGAAGATCTCCTCAGCTCCCAGGGGTTTATAACATATGGTGTTCTTAAAATAAGAGAAGATGCTATACAGTGGTAAACATGACCTGGTCTCGGTTTTctccgattttttttttctttaaagatcaGTTGGtgccatcagatttaaaatgaacataaaacagATAGACATAAGACAGATTCTTGTAGAAGAGCATTAGCTTTAGAACAGGGTATGTATTACTATGAAAATGGTTACTGTCATATTTTCTGCCGATGGCAATGAGCACCTTCACAGTGTTGAGTTAGAATCCTTTTCACCCAAAGCTGGAAAAGAGAgattaaaaattacatttatctACCAGACACTCCTCTCTGAAGTACAAAACTTTGGTCATATTTATTTGGAAAGACATCTTAACCACATAGTTTTTGTCATGGAAATCAGCAGTTAAATATCATCCATTATTTTTGCTGGATGGGAGTGGTGAAAATTGGGTTTTTCATATAGCATTACTGCCACCTAGTGTATTTGTGAAGCAACTGGATGAATGCCAGTGGTCCTCTAAAGGTGATTTTatcttctggaaaaaaaaaagtttgaagagTAAGTTATGAGACAAAAAACTGTGGGAAAAACTAAAAATTGCTCTCATCTTCTTAAACATTTAGCAATTCCACATATTTCTTATGATCAGCCATATGTTGATATGCTGCAGATGTGTGATCCACAAATCCCTGCACTAAGCATGGTTGTTAGACTAAgatgaatatttgtttttctacatACACAAATAACTCAACAAAACTTGTGATGAACCTAAATTCTTGACTTGTATTGAAAGTAAGTGAGCTGGTCTTCACAGGAAGAATCCTGCTGTATAAGCAGACATGATTTCAGTGGAACGATGTGTACATTTGTTTGCAgggtagaaaaaaaagttttttgtgaATAGCTCAAAATCATTATTGTTCATGCAACACTTCCAAACAATGCTTCAAACATGGTTTTTAACACAGTATTTTAATAGTTTAGCATGCAAACCCTATAAAAACCATTATCTCTGAATTTCTGCACCatgaactgaatgtaaataaattaacctTTACAGCCACCAGAGGGAGGAAATGGTGTGTCCTGCAAGTAATACTGGGGTTTGTGTACCATCAGATAGAAACTGTGGTGACATAAGGCCACTGCATAGAATACTGCAGTGGTATATTGGCCATAAATGTGAATTTAATGGACAAAAATGTAACAATTCAGCTACCTTGAAAATTTTTGGTTCAAACTCAAGAACAAGGATAATTATCtaaaaagacatgcatgttttcatcttcataaatcatgttatataaataaggTTTTGTAATGTAGCACAGGCCTGTTAccaggcaagaaaaaaaatctaaaataaatcacACATCATTGTGTGTTTCCTTGATGCGTGATGCTGcctaaaactgttttattacaGACATAGACTATTTTCAGTGCAGCATTTTTAGCTGGAACCGCCTtacaatataaaaacacacaaaaaaaacagaacagacaCAGTAATAAAGACCAGCTTTATTTTGTCGTATACAAGTGGTGGATCTGCcagctgaaaataaattcaGAGCAATAAAATTCTGTAAGGCAAACATGGCATCATACATAGTTGTAATagtagcaaaaaaaaattagtttttccttttttgttgttgcacaGAACTGTTAATGTAAGGATTGGAAAAGTGCATCTGTTGCGCTACACTATCATTCTCTAGGATAAACAGATTATTAGCAGACTAATCCAATAACTTCCTGCAGCTTTTGATTTTCCCTTTTGTAAGATGTAAAATATTGTAAACTAATAATTGATGGGCAAATTCCCATAAGAGTAACCTTCATGGAAAAATCTTAAATGCACCCTAAATTAGATGTATTTTTACTCAAACTGTCAAACTGTGAACAGCTGATATGATAAAATTCCACAAGTTAAGTAATTCAACATTAAATAGAAATGGCTGGAAATTAAAACTGggaaatataacaaaacttTATCTGATTACTTCAAGAAGCTTTTGactttgttccttttttaaGAAGCTAGACTTGGGGTAAGATTGCATGTACTTTTTGTTGAGCAAGGATGCTATTACAAATTTCTCAGTTGCAATATCACCTGCACAATGGATGTACAAAGTCAAACTGTCTCACACTACCGTACTGTTAGACCTGGGCCCAATTATCTATTAGCTATTTAtcagtttttctaaatgtcaGATCATCATAGAGAGGAATAACTCACTCTGTTATAACCACCATTTAAATCATAGGTAACCTGAGGTACAGAGCATTCTGTGAAGAAGTTAGGGAAAGTCAAAGTGCACAGTGCATTGTCATCCATGGGCCCAGAAGCATCCTCAGACTCACAGTAGATGGGAGGCTGGGCTGGGCCTGTACTCAGAATCTCTCCTTGCTTTTTAGAGGTTCCTGAACAGCTAGTCCAGGGCTCAGAATAGAAGAGACCACCAACTAAGTGGTGAGCATCGTACGAAGCAGGATCCAGAACTCCCAATTCCGGTTGTACCCGCAGAGGCATGCCTTGATAAAGGTCCTGGTCGCTTATCATGTTGCTGTAATCAGGTCCCAGGATCTCAAAGAACTCTGCAGCCTCAGGATTGCCTCGTTCAAAGTCCTTTAGTGTCATCCCGGATGTGGAGCTGACTTTAGAACAGTTAGCAGGCTCAGTAAAAAAAGATGGAGGCAGATTGCGATGCCTCAGGGGTGGCTTCTTTGCTTTCTCCCCTCTTATATCCTTCACAGGGTTGAAAAGAGCTGCCAGGCTCTTGCTCTGTAAGTTGGCCTGGACCCCATCACGCTTAGGTAGAGTTTTGCTCTGCAAAGCGCTTGGCTGAGTCAAAGGGGAACCTTGTCTTTTTACCGGGGCTTCTGCCATGTTTCCTGGTGTTATAATACCAGAGCACCTTTTGATCTGCTTCTGTAGATACTTCCGGTGGTTGACTTTCCTTTTGGATTTCACAGGCTTGTCCAGAGCCAACTTGATATTGCTGGAGGCTGAGTCTATGAAGCTCAGCAGGTCCCTAGTGGTCTCTTTGAAGTCCTCATCATTTTCTGCCTCGCCCAGGAGACTCCCATCCATACTTTTTTCCACATCATactccatcacagaaccagggAAACAGAAACTCATGAACTGAGGGTTCATGATTGCAGTTTGAACAGCCATTACTTTGTTGAGCCCAGCGGCTACACCTGTGGCATCCACTGTGATCCCTGAACCAAAAGTTTCTTCAGAGCATGACTTCTTGTCCTTCCTGATAAACTCTTGGTCCTGATGCTGCTCCCGAAGTTGCTATAAACATTCCAGTGTAAAAGTGACGGGCTCTGCAGAAAGCAAGAAGATCTTTCAGGGGGCTGGACTGAT encodes:
- the LOC121645941 gene encoding protein FAM181B; amino-acid sequence: MAVQTAIMNPQFMSFCFPGSVMEYDVEKSMDGSLLGEAENDEDFKETTRDLLSFIDSASSNIKLALDKPVKSKRKVNHRKYLQKQIKRCSGIITPGNMAEAPVKRQGSPLTQPSALQSKTLPKRDGVQANLQSKSLAALFNPVKDIRGEKAKKPPLRHRNLPPSFFTEPANCSKVSSTSGMTLKDFERGNPEAAEFFEILGPDYSNMISDQDLYQGMPLRVQPELGVLDPASYDAHHLVGGLFYSEPWTSCSGTSKKQGEILSTGPAQPPIYCESEDASGPMDDNALCTLTFPNFFTECSVPQVTYDLNGGYNRVSYSSL